The DNA sequence AAAGCTAAAGataataaaacttatttaaaaccAACCATGTCTCAAGAAAAATTAAACGGATTAGTCCTATTATCTATTgagaaataaatgttaaatgaaataaattatgacaatttaataaataattttgcataaaaaaagctcaaaaaaattttaaataaaaggtctcattttttaagtttgatttaGGTCTCCCAAACCATTGAGCCATCCCGGTACGAAAATTTTGCCACTTGtgagtagggatgtcaacggggcgggtagtaGCTCCTCCGCACCCTAcacgctggataaatattcgcctcgtactcgtacccatatccgtcgggtatccattatacgggtacccgcctatttttttcatatctgcgggtatccacaggtacccgcgggtatttacaaaattatttaaaaacaactatttaatcataaattcaaataaaataaaataaaataaaataaaatacatcactgtcataaattttaaataaagtttaaataaactcaagttcatacaagtccaaataattataaaagtaaatataaaatgacgttcaacataattgaaaattctttaattagtactttgataaaaaaaaacacattttctccgattgattcctaaaaataaacaaaataaacaaataataaacctcaatcgCCACGTgtcaaatattcttattttaattccatcatttgacaacaagcataccataaacgtcattatCTACataggatttgatgtatatgtccaatttcaaataaaggaaagagaagaatgtcaaggggtgtatCTCAAAGAAGGCAACGTATCAATACTTGAAATattgaagaatgaagaaaagatgtgcaacttaaaaaaaattaggccagaatgttttttactaattaatatatatatatatatatatatatatatatatatatatatatatatatatatatatatatatatatatatatatatattatgagggtatttttgtgaattaaggcgggtacgggtatccacgggtacggatactatgatacccgtacccgcctcgttaacatgcaggtatcaaaaatactcgtacccgcaGGTAGCGGGTAGcggatatccatttttaatatttattttctacccattacgggttttatccgcgaTTAATCTCTTTTACTTTATTCGTATAACTAAaacttaaattgaacaaatatgaaattaaaatttaaacttttaaaatatgagaacatattttctaaataaaagaattgaatgattttattattgtatattgaaaatataataaatttatatttccgctaaattatcaattatccCATATATAAAAGACATCAATTATcccaaatataattaaatttattattatgtttacatgtaatttaatacatatataaatataaataaataaataacaaggatatatattattttattaataacataaaatatgttaatgtttaatttgtttGAGAACAAAAGAATCATGTATCTTTTTGTTTGATACAATGACAGTATTGAAAGCTTTTGACATTGATTGTCTTCTTAAAAGTGATggaaatttagatttttttcccAGAAGCACGGTTCCTTCTTTTACTCACTTGTATAGCGTGCTTAAATATTACGGTGATAGCACGATTTTTGTTTTCACGTGGGAATTTGGTTCCCTAGGGATTGAATTCCAACCTtgttttgtcaaattttttttcattccccAATCAAACAGAATTTGGTTCTTAGGAATCCGAATTctaaattgagtttttatttttttttcttttttaaataaattagaattaagatttttgaaattaaaaaaatatttaagagtttttttttttgtaaaaaatggttgaattagaggttaaatttattttttttaaaatagatttagtattatgtttttagttattttaggtgttatttgaaaaaacaaaaaaataaatgttattttcttttctttttgaatttgttgagttaaaaatggatataatattgtgtattaagttattttaggtgtaatttgaaaatataaaagtaaatttaattttaattttttttactttgttgattaattattttttatactagtgattttggaaaaaaaattatgaattataatagaggtaactaaagtaaaaaaaaaaaaaattaatgtataatGTTTGAGATGGTGttgtactatttatttttttatgtttattgaatatttaaaattaaaaaaatatgttgaagtaagaatttattttttatttatatttttctactttgatttctttataagaattttattcataaagtgtttgttttttcacacaaataaataatgtaaaatttattgttatatggTGAAATTAAATAGTAGCtattaactttaaatataaagttaaaatttatttttaaaaaaatatcctaataaatattttcaaattaggTGTATAGGACTCGGTATCCTAATAAAGGTGATACATCTTTTCATAATGGCAAAGTGCATCTTAGCCCATTATTATATACTATGAATCAGGGCATGTGATACATCTTGTCATAGTTTCAGCATGCATGTGatactattaataattacacTATGTATGGTCATGTGTTCACGTATATGTCACCTTTTCAAGTGGCCAAaattatgtatctttattggcacACTATTCCAATATCATTGACAAGTCTTGTCATAATGTTAGGGTGCATGTAAGGCCATGTATTTAAAATATGCGTCAGCTTTTGTAGTGGTGAAATTAAATATCTTCCTTGGCACGTTATCCCAATTGAAGTATCAGCCAGCTTTTACAAGGGTGAAATAATAAATCAGCcttgacataattcaataaaGTTCACAAGTTTTGTGATAATGACAGGGTGCATGTGAGGCCATGTATTTGAAATATCCTGCAGCTTTTACAGTGGTGAAATTAAGTATCTTCCTTGGCATGCTATCCAACTGAAGGAAGTTAGTTTTATTTAAGATTGTGGTTCCTTAGTTTGAAAGTTGTGGAGTTTTATAGTACAATAAGTAAAAATGGTTTTTTGTGAGGAGTTGAATGCATATAAATCCTTTAATGTTGCTATTGATTTCGAAGATAGAAGGTTCTCCTTATGTAGAATTCCTAATGGGGTTACTCTTAACCATATGTGCATCATAATAAGAAGTCATTTGATGGGACCATTTGAGCCCCCACTAAGTCATTTGTGGTACCACGTCCCTCCTGAATTTGTTGAGGAAGGCATTGGTGAGTTTCTTTTTGTAAGAAATGACGAAGATCTTCAGCATGCCATTCAGTGTCAAACtgaaacttgttttttttttcttaaaacccTAAGGAGGCATGTTATGCCtcaacaaaatttatacttaatGTCAGACCACCACAACTCAATTAGTGCAGCATTCAACAAACCCAATAGTGACTGGACTGAAGGCAACTGCGTACAAGTGTTTTGTATTCGACACATTGcgcaaaattttacaaaaagattcaagaatacAACTCTAAAAAATGACTCTGTCAACATGGGTAAGGTATTACATGTAAAAATTtgtcttttttcatttttttggcgGTTAATTATTCACCTccattattagaaaataattgttcTTATAATTACATTTGTAGTGTACACCACACTGCAACTAGTACTACAACATCATTAGAAAAGACAACCCAGAAGCAGCAGCTTGGGTAGACCAAATTCCAAGGGAACAGTGGTGTCTTGCATATGACAAGGAAGAAGGTGGGGTCACATAACAACAAATCTGGTTGAAGCAATAAATTTGTCTTGAAGAAGACAAGGAATTTGCCAATTTCTTCCATAGTATTGGCCACGTACACCATGTGCAACATATACTTCATGAAAAGAGGTAGGCAAAAAATTGCAATGGTAAGTGCTAGTCATGTGTACTCTAAATATGCGACCAACTTCCTACAAAATTCGGACTCCAAGTCAAACACACACCAAGTAAATGAATTTGATAGAAATACCACAAGATTTAGAGTGAAGGAGATGGTGAATCCCAAAGAAGTACGTCTTGCAAGAAAATTTGTAGTCAGATTAGATGAAAGGTGGTGCGATTgtggaaaatttaaaaaaatccatcTACCATGTTCACATGTTATTGCATCTTGCAAGCATGCACATCACGACTTCAGCATATACATAAGTCCCCATTATAGGTTGGTTGTCATCATGAAAGTATATGATAATTTGTTTGACGAGTTAAGACATGAAGAATATTGGCCACCATACTAAGGGCCACAAGTTTGGCCTCATCCTGCCACAAAAAGGAGCAAGAGAGGTCGTCCTAAATCAAGTATAATTAAGATTGAGATGGACAATAAGGAAGGAAGACAATCAAGAAAGTGTTCCTATTGTAGAATTGAAGGACACACAAGAAATCATTGTCCTAACAACCTTGCACTTAGAGGATCCACATCGAACCACTTACTTTATGTTGCACTTTTAATTGTGTTCAATAAATTTATCCTTGATTCAATTCAATGGTACATCTtttgttattatcttttattattacttattttacataaaccaaaaacaaataacaaaattatttaaaatacaataataaaatgattttaaatgattttagttatttccttcattttgaaattattttttacaaatttgcaatgtttataatatacaatttttaaaaattatccaaaattaaaagaaaactataatttcaatatttaaaacatttattaaaaataattaatactacatagattatgaaagaaaattttaaattaaattgacttttatatttCCAAATTACACCTAAAATAGCTTACTACACAAtactaaatctatttttaactcaacaaattcaaaaaaaaaataacatttatttttttatttttccaaataacacttaaaataactaaaaacataatactatttttttaaaaaaaaaattaacctctaatttaaccattttctgaaaaaacgaaaataaaataataacacctaaaactatttttaaaagaatttaaaaaattccaaTTCTAATtcatttaaagagaaaaaaccAGTTTAGAATTCAGATTCTTGAAACCGAATTCTGActaggaattaaaaaaaaatgtaacatggCTACCTAGAATTTGGATCCCTCAGGACCGAATTTCCAACATCAAACACAAAGTGTGTTATTTGagtaaaatatttgtatgcTATGTGGGTAAAATAATCTGgaaatttatgtttgtttttctcTTAAGAATGTTGTCtgaatattaataaatagtgtaacgtcccatttaataaataaacttacttaaatgacacgtcacacaatataataatacgAGCACATATACGGAGTAAAGACCCACTCCTTAAAGATATCCAAGAGTTATAAAAGGAAATCTTGaggcacaccacaatgccaAAACCAGATAGGGTACAAGGTCTAATGTAACTAGAAACACAGTACAAATCAAtataatacatgggccatagccctaacaAAAGACATAGAAAGCAGAGCCTAAGTCCAATCGATTAAGCAGCgaaacctccatcaccctgatgaccatGGGTAGTTCTCACGTCTGCTCAcattaataaattgatgatcatcgcaaaaaagGAGACGAACCACGTACAAACAACCAAACaagcgaaagggtaagctagaaccaaaaaatatttttatcatacaatcatatatatattctcacagtcaattatacatacgtcatccaagcatgttatgaccttccaaacaatacactaagactcgacgcgactcatctggatacgtataatttagtcggattcaacggatgcttgcacttgtggtggatttctctgctcacccccgagctgctcacccccgagctaagtgttacaagtgttacaatgtcttaATCccccactcacaaggttagcccttaatgagttttaggcctcctgctactgtcaccacaagagttagtccgctctatgtgagactaactgactccttagagcgtcatGATGCAActttaccttgaatccttaccaaattatatagatggggcaccaccatgaactcccactaataggggtcatggaattacatcccgaccactgaagcaccaccctgaaatctcacctagaaatttcaaggaattacgtactgaccacatgccaatcatactcaatcaatcaagtaacaTCCATCATGCACATAAATCTCATGCCACCCTTTATAACCAACCTCTTTCATGTTCCAAGTTAAATCCATACCAACTCGTCATTCTcaaaccatgaatatagaattgtaTCTCATActaataccatgccactttaattaccaaccatctcatttgttTTACATACCAAGATCACACCAACCCATCAATATAATTCGTAACCACAGATTTCCATGCATTTCACAAGCCTCATACTTTAAAATAGGGTAAATCAATCGATCAAACCATTCACAACAACCAATTGAAGAAAATAGTGTAACCTGCGacgggtctcgctcaagctagacgtcctcgcttaggcgagaggagTCCCTTCGCTCAAGCTGtaggctctcgcttaggcaagactgCGACAGGGGCCCTGGGAGAACTTGCGGgcgctcgcttaggcgaggccatctcgTCTGAGCGAGATGGTCTTTCGCTCAAAACTTAAAtcactcgcctgggcgagtacTCGCGCAACGCCCTTGGGCGAGTTTAGTTACTCTCGCCTGGGCAAGAggagctcgcctgggcgaaaaTAGCAGTTCACCTCTCCTGTTTCGCGTAATAGTGGCACACACACAAATTCCAAATATTGACCAGTTCACTCCCATCACAAGTCAAGCATTTTCCAAGCACATTAATCAGAAAACAGGATTAAAGCAACCGATACACAACTAAAAACTGCAgagccctagcttcccttacctggaaacaACTAGCGGAAAACCCCGAGACGCACATAGTGAGCACAACAGTCCTAAGGGCAGGCCAACGAGCTGAAAAAAAAGGTAAATCAGAACAGTAATGGGATTACTACAAAACCCTAACTGAAATTTCGTAAAGATGCCCAGAGAGGAGAAGCGTGAGCTCGAGATTGACTAACGTGGAGTATGGGAATGAGGTTGAGCTTGCTTGACTATGGTGGTTCCAAATCCTAACAGAGGGAGACGGCTGCAGCTCTTAGGACAAAGGGACTATTTTCTAAAAGTGAGTAGAGTGGTTAGGATTAGAACAAATTAGGTCTGAATCCccttttgggccagcccttaggcccgaTAGATTGGACAACTCTTAAATAAAAGGACAGAATATGTGTGGGCCTTACAAACAGATTATTGTTGTGGCTAATTATTcagtttttaagaaaaaactattaaatttatatttctaaaattaattttcttacttttcataattttctattcaattttaGTAAGTATCATGtttttaaacacaataataaaaataaatgtctctttattaaaagtataaaataattaatacggtttatttaagacaaaaatgaactaaatattcatttaaaaattaaaagatataaataatattttattagaaaaataaggaagatatgtttattttgtaaacaattattcattaaaaaaataaaaaaatatataaaggaaGTGATTAATATATCACTATATTTAACACTAAGGTGTACACTAGTCCTTTCTGTTGACCTGAGCATAGTACAAAAGGTGGCCGCAAAAACCCTAGCGATTGAGCGCGAGTGTGGCAGCAATAATGGTGAATTCCGATCTCCTCTCCGGTGTATTGTGAAACAGTGACACTGATGGTGTTGTTCTTCTTTGTTGTTTTCAGGCGGACGTAGAAACTGAGGTGAGTCAAGGAGTGCCGAAGAAGAGGACCTTCAAGAAGTTCAGTTTCCGAGGCGTTGATCTCGATGCTCTCTTGGACATGTCCACGGATGAACTCGTCAAGCTCTTCACAGCACGCGCCCGCAGAAGATTTCAACGCGGTTTGACCCGCAAACCTATGGCACTAATCAAGAAGCTCCGTAAGGCGGTGAGTTTTTCTGATGTCAACTTCATTTACTTCAAATTTGACTGTTTATACACTTTTGTTAAGGTTCTGTTCTCAAGCCTATGTTTGGATGAATTTATGTGTGCAAGCACTTTAGGAGTGGAAGAAAACAAGGAGCAATTTTTTTCCTAAGCTACAGTAGGTAATTTATACGTTAAAAACTAGCACGTGGAggagttctttttttttttttgtgttttagaaGAGGTTGTGTAGAAATATATTCAGACAAGATCGAAATTGGATTTATTTTGGGCATTAATCATTGTGAATGTTATTATGGTGTCTAGTTTTAATGAGggtttaataattttgttgcaATAGAAACGGGAGGCTCCAGCTGGTGAGAAGCCAGAGCCGGTGAGAACCCACCTCCGCAACATGATCATCGTGCCCGAGATGATAGGGAGCATCATTGGTGTTTACAATGGGAAAACTTTCAATCAAGTTGAAATTAAGCCGGAAATGATTGGGCATTATCTTGCTGAGTTTTCAATCTCTTACAAGCCGGTTAAGCATGGAAGGCCTGGTATAGGTGCCACCCACTCCTCTAGGTTTATTCCTCTGAAATGATGTCATATCAAACAACTCTTTTTGTTAATGTCCAACTTTATGTTGGTTTATGGGAATTAGTTTAATcaaatttgttgttgattttgtttttccttcTGTTATAGTTTGATTTTTGGCGTATTTTGAAATTGCTCTGGTATGGGCCTCTAAAGCATAGGACCAAATCATTTCTACACCgctttcaaattttgttttgtaatgcCGGAGGTTGGTGAttaaataatgtcaattttgttcaGGGACATTTATATTACAAGGCTTGGCACTAATTGCTGAAATTCTCACGGTTTGTTGTGAATACAGGCTatcaaaatacttaaaaatgtGTTGTTATGAGCCTGTTGCTAACTTGCTATTATTCTGATTAGGAGGGAGTTTAGTCTTTTAACTTCCTCATTTCAATGGATCCTCAGCTTGCATCCTCAAACCATCACTCTTTTCTTACCATTTTTGACGTGTTTCCACATTTTTAAGCACAACACTAGCTGTACTCATAACTTTACTGGCAATTACTTTTGTCAATTCCTAGAATCGGTAAAGGTAATTATTGTTTCACCAGTTTAATCTTGACCTTGACTGATATTTGCATGAGACTAgtttgtttaagaaaaattgcatgtttttttttttttttttctagtaaaaGGAGTACATATGTTTTTGACATTTAAGTGAGTATCCGATTTTACTCCTTCCAGAATTTTGTTTACTTAATGGTCTCCAACGTATTTATAGCAACCTTTTTTAGTCTCTGCCTATTTAGTGGTTAACGTGGCTGACAGGGTTTGACAGTTATTAGTGACCTCGAAAGGACTTTTGGCCGGAATATCAAACTCTAGCTATTTTCGAAATTGGAATTTACTAGTGCATTTTGTTCCCCCTTTCCTCGTTATAACATCCCTTCACCATTGATGTCAAATTTTGTCACTAATGTTTACCTCACTGCATAAAGTAGATGTTGAAATATGAATAACTCTTTTGAAGGTGCACATGATGTTCTCTGacttttgtttttaaatcaAATGGATAAAGGTGTCCCTTCTAATGTCTACTTTGTGTTGGATCTTgtcatttgtttttaaattagtgGTATCTGTTCTAATGTCTTGGTTAAATAATTGATGGATATTATAGTTTGGAGGCGTCGTGCTGCGTTTAAAATATGCTAAAGGCCAAGCTACAATGAATGAGTCTAGATATTCTGTCCAAAGGATTAGATATATTTACCAGAATTTAGGAAATctatattaaactaaaactGTAAATTTTTTCtctgaattttttgaatatttgttgGTCATGAATCGATAATATTTTCTCCCCCAAATGAACTTGTTGATTGATAAGATAGGGATTCATGTTGGAGTATCCGTGGTGTGTATTAATTCAGTTAGAAGTTTAGAAAGCATGATTGATCATGCATCGTTTCTAAACTTCATTATGTTATGCATCTATTAACTATGGTATGGTCATTGTTTAATTGATTCATATATGTCTAGAGTGATTAGTCCTAGGCAAGATTCTGATTACTAAAAGATTCTAAAGGGAGgaattcaattaaaacaaaaaaaagcaGTTCCACGCTGCAATTCAATTCATATTCCTAAATTGCCACCGACGAGAAGTAGGAAGcataaattataatcaaatatataataagaaataGGGAAGACAATATGGAGTAGACTCTCATTCTCGATTCTTATGCTCTTCCTTGCTCATTCTCGAATCCCTTCCACTATGTCTctcattatttaaattcttatggataaagttttacaaatattagatatgtttgatattttgttattgaacctgttttcttctttaaagtCAATAGCGTGATGAGAGTGAGAGTTTGGTGTTAAAGATTGATAACATATCAATCTTTTCTCATCCTCTAACTACGATCCAAATAATACTGTTAATACACTCTGTTCTCATTCATTATACATTCACACAATCAGGTAATAAAAACATTCCTCACAATTTCATTTTTGCATAACGGTTACAACACATCAAggtcttatttatttgttttatacatAACTAACACCTCAACGTTCCTAATTGTCTATAACTCTACATAATAGAATAATACACATTCCCAATTATAACATTGTCCCCCTCTTGTAAAGGTCGATCCCTCAATGCCCGTTGTTCTTCACTGCTCCTTAGGACTTCATTCCATTTGATATTTGGAAATTGCTGCTTCAACTAAAACAACTCATACCACGTTGCATCCTCAGGACTTGTATGCTTCCACTGTATCAATAGTTCAGTGAGAGCCTGATGGTCCTTCTTTTTCATCCTTCTGTCTAGAATGTCAATGTGTTTAATCTCCTTATGAAGTCAAATAGCAAATTGTTTCAAGAAACTAGGACAAACTAATCATGAACTACACACTTTTTACTtgacttttttttgttatttttgcttcttttttgttcttcaatttttttcttggtCAAATATGGTTTGATATTCAGATTAGCATGTCTCAtgaagattttattatatttggttGGTAATTTGCTTAAAACAATTACTACAAAACTACCACAAGAGAAAAGAGATTCAACACTTGCATATGTGTTCGTGAGTCTCAAATCATCTTACAAACATGTATATTTTTGGAAAAACTTTCAAAAGGGATTTAACACTTTAACAACTCTAGAAAACAATACATAGactaaaaaagaaacataaggaCAAAAGCATACAAAATTAACCAAGCATCAACATCATACCCATTTTcctaaaaaacaaattttggcATAATATGCAAGAATTGGATAGAATGACTTGATTAATGGAGTAAACTAATGAAGAAAAACACAACATATATGGATAGCAACATGTTCATCATTTGACCAGATCAAGAACAACAAAGGAAGACATTAATCACGGTTGGCAGGATCTAGATAAGTCCTTCAAGGTCTTGGTAAGACAAAACCAATGCTTGAAGGTCCATTAGTGGTGGAAGcaaaagaagaaacaagaagCACCATGGGATAGACTAGAATATGAAGTAGAAAACACtaacaaataaagaaatgaaataaaaaatggattaaggGAGAGAATGGAAAGAACATGCCACCTTCAATTCAAGAACTAAAGGATAAGTGCATGATGATTCACCACTTGAAAAAACTTTCCAAGATAAGAACCCAAAGTAAGAGAAGAGAAAACTTCAACTTTAAAATGCTTTCAAAGAGACTTCTTATGCATTCGctcaaaatatatgtatttataaaagGGAGAAAATCGGGGTGAGGAGCTTGTCCTAAGGATGATTTATAGAGTTAACTTTGCTAATCAAGAGTTAACTTCTCTAATCATGCTTATCTAAATTAATCCCTTGAAATTAAGGGATATAATGGATGGGAGGGGAAGGAAAAAGAATCTAGGTACATTGAAAGGGAGCTTAAAGGAAGGAGAAAGTGACTAGCTACATTGAAAGGGAGCCTAAGGTGGGTGAATGCATCTAGAAACTTGGAATCCTCCTAGTTTCTAGATTTATCATACCTTTCTCAAGTTCCTTCTCTCAAGTTCTAAT is a window from the Vigna unguiculata cultivar IT97K-499-35 chromosome 7, ASM411807v1, whole genome shotgun sequence genome containing:
- the LOC114190418 gene encoding 40S ribosomal protein S15-4-like, yielding MADVETEVSQGVPKKRTFKKFSFRGVDLDALLDMSTDELVKLFTARARRRFQRGLTRKPMALIKKLRKAKREAPAGEKPEPVRTHLRNMIIVPEMIGSIIGVYNGKTFNQVEIKPEMIGHYLAEFSISYKPVKHGRPGIGATHSSRFIPLK